One segment of Panicum virgatum strain AP13 chromosome 1K, P.virgatum_v5, whole genome shotgun sequence DNA contains the following:
- the LOC120653326 gene encoding uncharacterized protein LOC120653326 — MGAWQSKATTSPPAGWSNIPAELLDLVLRRLPSLADRLRFAAVCRHWLRVATRYSAPHLPRALPWLNFHDGSFRSLPDGELHSLPHAVCVGSFGCWLLFEEERPGRRRSSPSRRHFLMNPLRRRTILWLCGHCREPVDLIDDDPAAAYGAALPSSGSRSSDFVIGKVIVCSADLVIATVNYRRSSSDVVVCCRPGLSSSWSTGICHGVLYHDMAFYKGKVYTVAWDGELFAHEITKESDTGEPRVARVERLIQGPPTPTQDDGSLVATLAGIITCFLVISAASDKLLMVRWIIPYDYYTCKDSTGHMTLRVFEADFETSQWLEVKSLADQVLFVSSNSSRAISVSAPGSQAGHYLQGNKIYFVDHNDWYWRLWRPSRPRNCGVYDMSNHTIESISLGETHIINHQVEASWFFPHG; from the coding sequence ATGGGCGCCTGGCAAAGCAAGgcgacgacctcgccgccggcgggctgGTCGAACATCCCGGCGGAGCTCTTGGACCTCGTGCTACGCCGCCTGCCTTCCCTCGCCGACAGGTTGCGCTTCGCCGCCGTCTGCCGCCACTGGCTCCGCGTCGCGACGCGGTACTCGGCGCCGCACCTGCCTCGGGCGCTCCCGTGGCTCAACTTCCACGACGGCTCCTTCCGAAGCCTGCCCGACGGCGAGCTGCACTCGCTGCCGCACGCGGTGTGCGTCGGCTCCTTCGGCTGCTGGCTGTTGTTCGAGGAAGAACGACCAGGGCGCAGGCGCAGCAGCCCTAGCCGGCGGCACTTCCTGATGAACCCGCTCCGGAGACGAACCATCTTGTGGCTCTGTGGCCATTGCAGGGAGCCTGTGGATCTCATCGACGACGATCCTGCAGCTGCCTACGGTGCGGCGCTGCCATCGTCCGGCTCCAGATCGTCCGACTTCGTCATTGGCAAGGTCATCGTGTGCTCAGCTGACCTTGTTATCGCGACCGTTAACTACCGCCGGAGCAGCTCGGACGTGGTTGTATGCTGCCGGCCAGGCCTGTCTTCGTCGTGGTCGACAGGGATATGCCACGGCGTTTTGTACCATGACATGGCCTTCTACAAGGGGAAGGTCTATACCGTCGCTTGGGACGGCGAGCTCTTCGCGCATGAGATTACCAAGGAGAGCGACACCGGTGAGCCGAGGGTTGCTCGAGTTGAACGACTGATCCAGGGGCCACCCACGCCCACGCAGGATGATGGATCTCTGGTGGCGACTCTCGCCGGCATCATCACGTGCTTTCTTGTTATCTCTGCAGCTTCTGACAAGCTGCTGATGGTACGATGGATCATTCCTTACGATTACTATACTTGTAAGGACTCCACAGGACACATGACGCTCAGAGTGTTCGAGGCAGATTTTGAGACGTCTCAATGGCTAGAGGTGAAAAGTTTGGCCGATCAGGTGCTCTTCGTCAGTTCAAACTCCTCCAGGGCCATCAGCGTATCTGCTCCAGGCAGTCAAGCAGGCCACTATTTGCAAGGGAACAAGATATATTTCGTGGACCACAACGACTGGTATTGGCGATTGTGGCGGCCTAGCCGTCCACGTAACTGTGGTGTGTATGATATGAGCAACCATACAATCGAGTCTATTTCACTGGGTGAAACGCACATCATCAACCATCAAGTGGAAGCGTCATGGTTCTTCCCACATGGTTAA
- the LOC120697528 gene encoding uncharacterized protein LOC120697528, with protein MPFFFFFFSSPLFPFSALVDRPYVRPWEHRRRPARPPTARALGRGTSTVCLPSSRDPPLRLPPSSLPPNPPCAGGRSAALPSSGLQARSRRPGCSRASPPAACRLGRRRREERSLRARLQLPAHARAAGCTRRRRPRRDDHRQHHEALRFRNLLGCRPDVHLLVIQSMIVFFNTVKFGVTLTHGNLMALGRSFSDLGTVVENSNFELIGDRYYSEDKNGGGISALIL; from the exons AtgccttttttcttcttctttttttcctcccCTCTCTTCCCTTTCTCTGCGCTGGTGGATCGCCCGTATGTGCGCCCGTGggagcaccggcggcggcccgctcgcccacctaccgcacgCGCGCTCGGCCGAGGGACCTCCACCGTTTGCCTTCCCTCCAGCCGAGACCCGCCCTTGCGCCTCCCGCCAAGCAGCCTCCCGCCGAACCCGCCCTGCGCTGGTGGCCGGAGTGCCGCGCTCCCCTCCAGCGGCCTGCAGGCTCgaagccggcggccggggtgctCGCGCGCCTCCCCTCCAGCGGCCTGCAGgctcggacgccgccgccgggaggagcGCAGCCTGCGGGCTCGGCTGCAGCTGCCGGCACACGCGCGGGCTGCGGGCtgcacacgccgccgccggccgcgccgagaCGACCACCGTCAACACCACG AGGCTCTACGGTTTCGCAATTTGCTTGGCTGCAGGCCTGACGTGCACCTCCTTG TGATCCAGTCAATGATTGTTTTCTTCAATACGGTGAAATTTGGGGTAACATTGACCCATGGCAACTTGATGGCCCTTGGAAG GTCATTCTCCGACCTGGGAACTGTTGTGGAGAACTCTAATTTTGAGCTCATTGGTGACAG ATATTATTCTGAAGATAAGAATGGTGGTGGAATCTCTGCATTGATTTTGTAG
- the LOC120653336 gene encoding angiomotin-like produces MAAEGQILSAAGGRLDSPLLLRHDKATGVVRLFRLDAAVGAVLLLRLDAAIGAAVLRLVVDAITGAFVLLPLLSGVPRGGPGPDTNGPLPDGFRLDSAAALHLRLDAATDAVVPVHLAVPTGAVLLLRVDAAAGAVLPLSPDAATSAVPPLRPDAAADAAPVVRLVAAADAAPVVRLVAAADGAPLLCLVTAADGAPLLRLAAPAGAVAPFRIDAATVAVLQLRSDAAAGAVAPLGLAAAPDPEPPLGLAAAADVAPLLPLAMATDVAPLVRLAGPAGAAPLLRLAVPPFRSDAATGTVPPLGLAAAPDPEPPLGLATAADVASLLRLAVAADGSLLLRLVQAVCDQGAVLDDTAGIARRGPNAGCSVSNLSDGGAPAAAPTMPRRTSDFDLGAAAAMSVALHVGATLNPPSSWTPKATKKPTGAKKTKNSVRKRVSVARRVGKKGVQKLIQVQGPLIQVQCQGGKASKGSTRLVRFKGILGDFVWFAVPSVLLFYPRKVDWKLARGAKHQRCYSGSPDRKGGEGGRKEERDGGEKG; encoded by the exons ATGGCGGCGGAGGGGCAAATCCTCAGCGCTGCCGGCGGAAGGCTAGACAGCCCGCTCCTCCTGCGTCACGACAAGGCCACCGGCGTCGTTCGACTCTTCCGTCTGGACGCGGCCGTAGGCGCCGTGTTGCTTCTGCGCCTAGACGCGGCCATAGGCGCCGCCGTCTTGCGACTCGTCGTCGACGCGATTACGGGCGCCTtcgtcctcctcccgctcctctCCGGCGTTCCTCGCGGAGGTCCGGGTCCCGACACCAACGGCCCCCTCCCCGACGGGTTCCGCCTCGACTCCGCCGCGGCTCTCCATCTACGACTGGACGCGGCCACCGATGCGGTGGTCCCCGTCCACCTCGCTGTGCCTACCGGCGCGGTCCTTCTTCTCCGCGtcgacgcggccgccggcgccgtgctcCCGCTCAGCCCCGACGCGGCCACCAGCGCCGTGCCCCCGCTACGCCCCGACGCGGCCGCCGACGCTGCGCCCGTGGTCCGCCTCGTCGCGGCCGCCGACGCTGCGCCCGTGGTCCGCCTCGTCGCGGCCGCCGACGGCGCGCCCCTGCTCTGCCTCGTCACGGCCGCCGACGgcgcgcccctgctccgcctcgccgcgcccgcTGGCGCCGTGGCCCCATTCCGCATCGACGCGGCCACCGTCGCCGTACTCCAGCTCCGCTcggacgcggccgccggcgccgtggcccCGCTCGGCCTCGCCGCGGCACCCGACCCTGAACCTCCACTCGGCCTCGCAGCGGCCGCCGACGTCGCGCCCCTGCTCCCCCTCGCCATGGCCACCGACGTCGCGCCCCTGGTCCGCCTTGCCGGGCCCGCTGGCGccgcgcccctgctccgcctcgCCGTGCCCCCGTTCCGCTCCGACGCGGCCACCGGCACCGTGCCCCCGCTCGGCCTCGCCGCGGCACCCGACCCCGAGCCTCCGCTCGGCCTCGCCACGGCCGCAGACGTCGCGTCCCTTCTTCgcctcgccgtggccgccgaCGGCTCGCTCCTGCTCCGCCTTGTCCAGGCTGTCTGTGACCAGGGTGCAGTCCTCGACGACACGGCTGGCATTGCTCGCCGAGGCCCCAACGCCGGCTGCTCCGTCTCCAACCTCTCCGACGGAGgggcgccagcagcggcgcccACGATGCCCCGCAGGACCTCTGACTTCGACTTGGGAGCCGCTGCCGCCATGTCCGTCGCATTGCATGTCGGCGCCACCCTTAACCCACCCAGCTCCTGGACGCCGAAAGCAACAAAGAAACCTACCGGAGCTAAGAAG ACTAAAAATTCAGTTCGGAAGAGAGTTTCAGTTGCAAGGAGAGTTGGAAAGAAAGGTGTTCAGAAGTTGATTCAAGTTCAAGGTCCCTTGATTCAAGTTCAATGTCAAGGAGGGAAGGCAAGCAAAGGCAGCACTAGATTAGTTCGATTCAAAGGAATTCTGGGCGATTTCGTTTGGTTCGCGGTCCCGAGCGTGCTCCTTTTCTACCCAAGGAAAGTTGATTGGAAACTAGCTCGGGG tgctaaacaccAGAGGTGTTACAGTGGGAGCCCTGATaggaagggaggagagggaggaaggaaggaagagaGAGATGGGGGAGAGAAAGGCTAG